The Mycolicibacterium cosmeticum sequence GTTGGTGGCCCGGCGCATATAGGCCTTCCACGAATCCGAACCCGACTCGCGGCCACCCCCGGTCTGCTTCTCGCCGCCGAACGCACCGCCGATCTCGGCGCCCGAGGTGCCGATGTTGACGTTGGCGATCCCGCAGTCCGAGCCGTCGGCCGCCATGAACCGTTCCGCCTCGCGGATGTCGGTGGTGAAGATCGCCGAAGAAAGACCTTGCGGCACGGCGTTGTTGAGTTCGATCGCCTCGTCGAGGGTGTCGTAGGTCAACACGTAGAGGATGGGGGCGAAGGTCTCGTCGTGCACCACCGCGGTCTGGGCGGGCATCCGCACCACCGCGGGCCGCACGTAGTACGAACTCTCCCCGAGATCGACGCGCTCCCCGCCGACCACCTCGCCACCGTCGGCGCGCGCCTGCTCCAGCGCACCCACCATGTCGCGGTAGGCGCGCTCGTGCACCAGCGGGCCGACCAGGGTGCCGTCGGCGGCCGGGTTGCCCACCGGCAGGCTGCGGTACGCCGCGGTGATCCGGTCGACCAACTCGTCGGCGATCGACCGGTGCGCGATGACCCGGCGCAGGGTGGTGCAGCGCTGCCCGGCGGTGCCCGCAGCGGAGAACACGATGCCGCGCAACGCCAGGTCCAGATCGGCGGACGGGGTGACGATCGCGGCGTTGTTGCCGCCGAGTTCCAGCAGCACCTTGCCGAACCGCTGTGCGACCCGGGGGCCGACCTCGCGACCCATCCGCACGGACCCGGTGGCGCTCACCAGCGCGACCCGCGGATCGTCGACCAGGAGCTCGCCGATCTCCCTGCCGCCCTGGATCAGTCGGCAGATTTGCCGCGGCGCGCCGACCTCGGCCGCGGCCCGCTCGACCAGCGCCTGACACGCCAGCGCCGTCAGCGGGGTGAGCTCGGACGGTTTCCACACCACGGTGTCGCCGCACACCAGGCCGACGGCGGTGTTCCACGCCCACACCGCCACCGGGAAGTTGAAGGCGGTGATCACGCCGACCACCCCGAGCGGATGCCAGGTCTCCATCAGCCGGTGCCCGGGACGTTCGGAGGCGATGGTCTTGCCGTACAGCTGCCGGGACAACCCGACGGCGAACTGGCAGATGTCGATCATCTCCTGCACCTCGCCGAGGGCTTCGGAGGTGATCTTGCCGGCCTCGACGGTGACCAGCGTGGCCAGATCGGCCTTGTGCTCGACGAGCAGTTCGCCGAGCCGCGCCACCACCTGGCCGCGCACCGGGGCCGGGGTGGTGCGCCAGGCGGTGAAGGCCTGCGCGGCTTCGGCGATGGCGGCTTCGGCGTCGGCGGCCGAGGTCTCGGCGACGGTGAACAACACGTCCCCGGTGATCGGGGTGCTGGCAGGCAGGCCGGCGTGTGCCTCGGTGAGGTCGGCGCCGATCGCCTGCAGTGCCAGGCGCACCCGGTCACGCAGCTCCCCGGCGGTGGGCAGGGTGGATTGCATGGTGGTCATGATGCCGCCTTCTGGTAGAGATCGTAAGGATCGTGGATGTGGTGGCCGATCGCGCCGGCCAGCCAGTCGAGGCTGTAGTGGGACGTGTCGGACGCATCGGCGACGCTGGCGTCGCGATCCAGGTTGGACCGGAAGATGCCGGCCGCCGATGCGGGGAGGAAATCTTCGTAGACAACGGGTCTGGTCGGGTCTCCGCCGACGTAGTAGGCCAGGCCGGCGGCAGCCATCTCGGCGTCGGTGCCGGGGAAGTGGTCGCTCCAGCGCGCCGGGTCGGCCATCGCGGCGTCGTAGCGCTGCCGGCCGAGCGGGGTGAGCGCCACCCCGCGGGCCTCGACCTCGCCGAAGCGGACCCGCAGCGCGCCGTCGAACTCGGCACCGTCGGCGCCGCGGAACCGGCGCGGCTCGGCCAGCGCCCGAAAAGACGTCTGCCGCAGCAACACCGCGGGACCGTCGGTGCGCGGCGGTCCCTGGATGGCGTCGATCATCGTGATCCCGCGTGCCGTCATCCGCCGGTAGAGCTCGTCGATGTCCAGCACTCGCGGTGTCAGGTGATTGATGTGGGTGGTGTCGACACCGGCGATGTCGGCGGCCACCGCCGACACCGCGCTCAACTCGTCGTACCAGGCCTTGTCGATGGGCGTCCGGGACAGTGCGAAGGCGGCGGTGGCGCGGGCCACGAAATCGTCCGCCTCGTCCGCGCGCGCCCCACCGGCGTCGGCGATGCGGCGGGCGTCGGCGATCAGCGCGGGGTCGAACAGCTGCCGCTGCGCGACGAACCGGTCCACCCTGGCCCGCAGATCGGCGTCGAAGAACCGGGCGTCCGCGGTGGCCAGCATCGAGGTGAACACCCGGAACGGGTTGAGCTCCAACTCTTGTGCCTCGATGGGCCGGAACGCGGTGGAGACCACCGGCACCGGGGAGGCGGCGTCGCGCAGATCGTAGAAGCCGACCGGGTACATCCCGAAGGCGGCGAAAAGGTCCGCGACATCGGCCATCTCGGCGGCATTGCCGACCCGGATGGCGCCGTGCCGCTCGGCGGTGACGCGCTGCAGCGAACCGAGCCGGTTGCTGCCGGCATCGCCGGCGCAGTCCCGGTTCACTTCGGTGCTGACCTGCACAAGGGTGGTGTAGGCGGGCACCTCGGTGCCGTACATGGCCGACAGTGCCGCGGCAAAAGCGGCGCGCAGCTGGGCAGGACGGATCATCGGCGTGTGCCCCTGCGATACAGTCCGGCCATGTCCGATGCCGACCATCTCGACGATATCGACCGGGCGCTGGTGCGCGAACTCCTCGTCGACGGCCGGGCCACCCTGGCGCACCTGGCGGCGACGGCGGGCTTGTCGGTGTCCGCGGTGCAGGCCCGGGTGCGACGGCTGGAATCGCGCGGTGTGGTCACCGGGTACGCGGCGCGCATCGACCCCGAAGCGGTCGGCAACATGCTGTCGGCGTTCGTCGCCATCACCCCTCTCGATCCGTCTCAACCCGATGATGCGCCCGCCCGCCTGGAGCACATACCCGAGGTGGTGTCGTGCCACTCGGTCGCGGGCGAGGAGAGCTACATCCTGCTCGTGCGGGTGGGATCGCCGCGGGGTCTGGAGGACCTGCTGCAACAGATCCGGACAGCCGCCAACGTACGCACACGCAGCACGGTCATCTTACAGACTTTTTACGAAGGCCGCGAATATTTACCGTAGATATTCCTGTTGTCGATACGTCAA is a genomic window containing:
- the amaB gene encoding L-piperidine-6-carboxylate dehydrogenase, with product MTTMQSTLPTAGELRDRVRLALQAIGADLTEAHAGLPASTPITGDVLFTVAETSAADAEAAIAEAAQAFTAWRTTPAPVRGQVVARLGELLVEHKADLATLVTVEAGKITSEALGEVQEMIDICQFAVGLSRQLYGKTIASERPGHRLMETWHPLGVVGVITAFNFPVAVWAWNTAVGLVCGDTVVWKPSELTPLTALACQALVERAAAEVGAPRQICRLIQGGREIGELLVDDPRVALVSATGSVRMGREVGPRVAQRFGKVLLELGGNNAAIVTPSADLDLALRGIVFSAAGTAGQRCTTLRRVIAHRSIADELVDRITAAYRSLPVGNPAADGTLVGPLVHERAYRDMVGALEQARADGGEVVGGERVDLGESSYYVRPAVVRMPAQTAVVHDETFAPILYVLTYDTLDEAIELNNAVPQGLSSAIFTTDIREAERFMAADGSDCGIANVNIGTSGAEIGGAFGGEKQTGGGRESGSDSWKAYMRRATNTVNYSSELPLAQGVQFG
- the hglS gene encoding 2-oxoadipate dioxygenase/decarboxylase — its product is MIRPAQLRAAFAAALSAMYGTEVPAYTTLVQVSTEVNRDCAGDAGSNRLGSLQRVTAERHGAIRVGNAAEMADVADLFAAFGMYPVGFYDLRDAASPVPVVSTAFRPIEAQELELNPFRVFTSMLATADARFFDADLRARVDRFVAQRQLFDPALIADARRIADAGGARADEADDFVARATAAFALSRTPIDKAWYDELSAVSAVAADIAGVDTTHINHLTPRVLDIDELYRRMTARGITMIDAIQGPPRTDGPAVLLRQTSFRALAEPRRFRGADGAEFDGALRVRFGEVEARGVALTPLGRQRYDAAMADPARWSDHFPGTDAEMAAAGLAYYVGGDPTRPVVYEDFLPASAAGIFRSNLDRDASVADASDTSHYSLDWLAGAIGHHIHDPYDLYQKAAS
- a CDS encoding Lrp/AsnC family transcriptional regulator, which produces MSDADHLDDIDRALVRELLVDGRATLAHLAATAGLSVSAVQARVRRLESRGVVTGYAARIDPEAVGNMLSAFVAITPLDPSQPDDAPARLEHIPEVVSCHSVAGEESYILLVRVGSPRGLEDLLQQIRTAANVRTRSTVILQTFYEGREYLP